A single Tuberibacillus sp. Marseille-P3662 DNA region contains:
- a CDS encoding TlyA family RNA methyltransferase has protein sequence MKERIDVILVNQGYFDSREQAKRAVMAGLVFSGSERIDKPGSKIDANTLLRVKGQSIPYVGRGGLKLEKALDVFDLTVKDHRMLDIGSSTGGFTDCALQNGAALVYALDVGYNQLAWKLRQDERVVVMERTNFRYSTPDDFICGTPSRATIDVSFISLKMIFPVLDAILTPDGEGIALIKPQFEAGRDEVGKKGIVRDPGVHLDVIKDIVTFMKETGFSVLSLDSSPVTGGDGNIEFLCHFKRHGQEDAEIVPSEADIRHIVEKAHQRLKQR, from the coding sequence ATGAAAGAACGTATTGATGTCATACTCGTTAACCAAGGATATTTTGATTCGAGAGAGCAAGCTAAACGCGCGGTCATGGCCGGTCTTGTTTTCTCTGGATCAGAACGCATTGACAAGCCCGGAAGCAAGATTGATGCCAATACTCTCTTAAGGGTTAAAGGCCAATCAATCCCTTATGTTGGTCGGGGTGGTCTGAAACTTGAAAAAGCACTTGACGTTTTTGATTTAACGGTGAAAGATCATCGAATGCTTGATATCGGATCATCGACAGGTGGTTTTACCGACTGTGCGCTGCAGAATGGTGCTGCACTTGTTTATGCATTAGATGTCGGCTATAATCAATTGGCGTGGAAGCTGCGCCAGGATGAGCGTGTGGTTGTTATGGAACGGACAAACTTCCGTTATAGCACACCGGATGATTTCATTTGTGGTACTCCATCTAGGGCAACGATTGACGTATCCTTTATCTCTTTAAAAATGATCTTCCCAGTTTTAGATGCTATATTAACTCCTGATGGTGAAGGAATTGCTCTGATTAAACCTCAGTTTGAGGCTGGGCGTGATGAGGTCGGTAAAAAGGGGATCGTTCGGGACCCTGGTGTACATTTGGATGTGATTAAGGATATTGTCACGTTTATGAAGGAAACGGGGTTTAGTGTACTTAGTCTAGATTCGTCTCCGGTCACTGGTGGAGACGGTAATATTGAATTCCTATGCCATTTTAAACGTCATGGGCAAGAGGATGCAGAGATCGTCCCTAGTGAAGCAGATATAAGACATATTGTTGAAAAAGCCCACCAACGTCTGAAGCAGCGATAA
- the recN gene encoding DNA repair protein RecN yields the protein MLAELHIENFAIIDEVHLTFEKGLTVLTGETGAGKSIILDAIHLLLGARGSVEYVRHEANKTDIEALFHIGDDHPSHQGLDELGIEIEEGILIIRRTISKNGKSTCRINGKLVTLAHVRTVGQYLVDIHGQHEHQELMQSDKHILMLDRFGGEPLKEAKTSYKVHYDEAKAIQTRIQTLQENEQHVAQRLDLLAYQINEIGEAELTVGEEEDLLEERTKLANFERLYQGLNQSYDAINSDNKGLDWLRQAMNELEDVQELDKGLKSVYEQVANSFYILEEQAFYLRDQLDTMEYQPEKLEMIETRLNDIQMLKRKYGSTISDILEHFDNIQKEYDELKHRDVTLDGLQHDYQVAMDKLREKADRLHNLRLETADSLAQNINQELNDLYMEKAVFDISVRQSDQIERIEGYGANGADHVQFLIASNPGEPLKPLAKIASGGELSRIMLAIKSRFKSFQNVTSIIFDEVDTGVSGRVAQAMAEKIYGLSASSQIFCITHLPQVAAMADHHLYISKQTDNERTATKVDTLTAGETAQEIGRMISGAEMTNLTMQHAEELLDLAEEMKSGS from the coding sequence ATGCTCGCCGAATTACATATCGAAAATTTTGCTATTATTGATGAAGTCCATTTAACCTTTGAGAAGGGGTTGACGGTTTTAACTGGGGAAACGGGTGCGGGAAAATCCATTATTTTGGATGCGATTCATCTGCTTCTTGGGGCCAGAGGTTCAGTGGAATACGTCCGTCATGAAGCTAATAAGACGGATATCGAAGCGCTGTTTCACATCGGAGATGATCATCCTAGTCATCAGGGATTGGATGAACTAGGGATTGAGATTGAAGAAGGCATTTTAATTATCCGGAGAACCATTTCGAAAAATGGTAAAAGCACGTGTCGCATCAATGGAAAACTCGTGACATTGGCTCATGTACGAACAGTTGGTCAATATTTAGTTGATATTCACGGTCAGCACGAACATCAAGAATTGATGCAATCCGACAAACATATCCTGATGCTTGACAGATTTGGCGGTGAACCTCTTAAAGAGGCTAAAACTTCTTATAAGGTGCATTATGATGAAGCTAAGGCTATTCAGACAAGAATACAGACCTTACAGGAAAATGAACAGCATGTTGCACAACGATTAGATTTATTAGCTTATCAAATCAATGAAATTGGTGAGGCTGAATTGACGGTTGGTGAGGAAGAAGATCTTCTCGAAGAACGGACAAAATTGGCTAACTTTGAACGCTTGTATCAAGGCCTTAACCAGAGTTATGACGCAATTAACAGTGACAATAAAGGGTTGGATTGGCTTAGACAGGCTATGAACGAATTAGAAGATGTTCAGGAGCTTGATAAAGGATTAAAATCCGTGTACGAACAGGTTGCTAACAGTTTTTATATTCTTGAAGAACAGGCCTTTTATCTTCGCGATCAATTGGACACAATGGAATATCAGCCGGAAAAGTTGGAAATGATTGAAACAAGACTTAATGATATTCAAATGCTTAAACGAAAGTATGGCTCAACGATTAGTGATATTCTCGAGCACTTTGACAATATACAAAAAGAGTATGATGAATTAAAGCATCGCGATGTAACTTTAGATGGGTTGCAACATGATTATCAAGTCGCGATGGATAAACTCAGAGAAAAGGCTGATCGCCTTCATAACCTTAGGTTAGAGACGGCAGACAGTCTCGCTCAAAATATTAATCAGGAATTAAACGACTTATACATGGAAAAAGCCGTATTTGATATTTCAGTACGGCAATCAGATCAAATCGAACGAATAGAAGGTTATGGAGCAAACGGGGCTGATCATGTTCAGTTTTTGATTGCTAGTAATCCTGGCGAACCGCTGAAACCACTGGCAAAGATCGCTTCAGGCGGAGAGTTGTCCCGGATTATGTTAGCGATTAAATCACGTTTTAAATCATTTCAGAATGTCACCTCCATCATTTTTGATGAAGTCGATACGGGTGTCAGTGGCCGTGTAGCGCAAGCCATGGCAGAGAAAATATACGGTCTGTCAGCGTCTTCGCAAATTTTTTGTATTACGCATTTACCACAAGTTGCTGCGATGGCTGATCACCATCTATATATATCTAAACAAACCGATAATGAACGGACAGCGACGAAGGTCGATACCTTAACGGCAGGCGAGACCGCACAAGAAATCGGACGTATGATCTCAGGGGCAGAAATGACCAATTTAACCATGCAGCATGCCGAAGAATTGCTTGATCTTGCTGAGGAAATGAAATCAGGCTCATGA
- the spoIVB gene encoding SpoIVB peptidase, with protein MRRSDFFRKVTGMILLGFLLSLGFFQPIKEYFHIPQEITLFNSESSTLASSIPASANLDVTDQNIAAASATKDQVQMTGKKTGDTEMTVSVGNVPVKKVDVKVSPDLKLVPGGQSVGVQLSSKGVMVVGFHLIKTQQGEKSPGEKAGIQVGDIITKINGNQIESMSDVKKYVRQSGESGEPLKLTVKRHDKVVKKELQPVKDKQSQKYRIGIYIRDSAAGIGTLTFYDPKSGKYGALGHVISDMDTKEPIVADDGKIVKSEITAIDKGEDGQPGEKIAQIKSDGKAIGNITKNTPFGIYGELNQELKKSQFNKPMPIALPKEVKEGPAKILTVIDGNKIQAFDVKVVNSISQKFPATKGMVIKITDPKLLDKTGGIVQGMSGSPIIQDGKIIGAVTHVFVNDSTQGYGVHIEWMLKEAGIDIYKDDQGRKEAS; from the coding sequence ATGAGGCGTTCGGACTTCTTTAGAAAGGTGACAGGCATGATTCTCCTTGGCTTCTTATTGAGCCTTGGATTTTTTCAACCCATTAAAGAATATTTCCATATACCCCAAGAAATAACACTTTTTAATAGTGAGTCTTCAACGCTCGCTTCAAGTATACCGGCATCGGCCAACCTTGATGTTACTGATCAGAACATTGCGGCTGCATCAGCAACAAAGGATCAAGTTCAAATGACGGGAAAAAAGACAGGGGACACTGAGATGACTGTATCAGTCGGTAACGTTCCTGTAAAAAAAGTCGATGTGAAAGTGTCACCTGATTTAAAATTGGTTCCAGGAGGGCAATCAGTCGGTGTACAACTTAGTTCGAAGGGTGTCATGGTTGTAGGATTTCATTTAATTAAAACCCAGCAAGGTGAAAAATCACCCGGCGAAAAAGCAGGTATACAAGTCGGGGACATCATTACTAAAATCAATGGCAATCAAATTGAAAGCATGTCAGACGTTAAAAAGTATGTGAGGCAATCTGGTGAATCAGGCGAACCACTCAAATTAACGGTCAAGCGTCATGACAAGGTTGTTAAGAAGGAACTGCAACCTGTTAAGGATAAACAAAGTCAGAAGTACCGAATTGGTATCTATATTCGTGATTCGGCAGCAGGGATTGGTACGTTAACCTTCTACGATCCCAAATCCGGAAAATATGGCGCTCTCGGTCACGTGATTTCAGATATGGATACGAAGGAACCGATTGTCGCCGATGATGGAAAAATTGTTAAGTCTGAAATAACCGCGATTGATAAAGGCGAAGATGGTCAACCAGGAGAAAAAATTGCTCAGATTAAGTCAGATGGTAAGGCTATAGGTAATATTACTAAAAATACACCATTTGGTATTTATGGTGAACTCAATCAAGAACTTAAGAAAAGCCAATTCAATAAGCCAATGCCAATTGCCTTACCGAAGGAAGTTAAAGAGGGTCCGGCAAAAATATTAACGGTTATAGACGGAAATAAAATTCAGGCTTTTGATGTTAAAGTCGTGAACTCCATCTCGCAGAAATTCCCTGCAACCAAAGGCATGGTGATCAAAATCACTGATCCTAAATTATTGGATAAAACCGGCGGTATTGTTCAGGGGATGAGCGGCAGTCCGATTATTCAAGATGGAAAAATAATTGGCGCTGTGACTCACGTTTTCGTTAATGACAGTACTCAAGGCTATGGCGTTCATATCGAATGGATGCTGAAAGAGGCGGGTATTGACATTTATAAAGATGATCAAGGCAGAAAAGAAGCGAGCTGA
- a CDS encoding NUDIX hydrolase: protein MDAVFETEQSIFNYRVAGVWIEGDHVLLHKAVDDDHWALPGGRVKIAEESETSIKREMVEELGIEVKVNHTIWIIENFFNFGSRDYHEIGFYYNISPVDRSSHLTTDAFYGLEGERLIYQWVPIEELNNLILYPVFLTAALKDIPTHTEHLVVRQ, encoded by the coding sequence ATGGATGCCGTATTTGAAACTGAACAATCAATTTTTAATTATCGTGTAGCAGGAGTTTGGATAGAAGGGGATCATGTATTGTTACATAAGGCAGTAGACGATGATCATTGGGCACTTCCTGGGGGCAGAGTCAAAATTGCCGAAGAATCTGAAACAAGTATTAAAAGAGAAATGGTTGAAGAACTTGGCATCGAAGTTAAGGTTAATCATACCATTTGGATCATTGAAAACTTCTTTAACTTCGGTTCAAGAGACTATCACGAAATTGGATTTTATTATAACATTTCACCGGTTGATCGTTCATCTCACCTTACAACCGATGCTTTTTACGGACTTGAGGGAGAACGGCTCATTTATCAATGGGTCCCCATTGAAGAACTGAACAATCTTATCTTATATCCCGTCTTTTTAACAGCAGCTTTAAAAGACATACCTACGCATACGGAACATTTGGTTGTTAGACAATAA
- the spo0A gene encoding sporulation transcription factor Spo0A encodes MEKIKVVLTDDNQELTTLIQEYMSTQEDIEIVGTAFNGQECLSVIQDTKPDVLVLDIIMPHLDGLGVLEHIRSDGSMPQPNIIMLTAFGQEDVTKKAVEFGASYFILKPFDMENLANNIRQVNGNKTPLMQTGRSVAESMVQGTNVESKPKTQNLDASITNIIHEIGVPAHIKGYMYLREAISMVYKDIELLGSITKVLYPDIAKKYKTTSSRVERAIRHAIEVAWSRGNIESISKMFGYTVSMSKAKPTNSEFIAMVADKLRIEHKAV; translated from the coding sequence TTGGAAAAAATTAAAGTGGTTTTAACGGATGATAATCAGGAACTCACAACGTTGATTCAAGAGTATATGTCCACACAGGAAGATATTGAAATTGTTGGAACAGCCTTTAATGGGCAAGAATGTCTGTCCGTTATACAAGACACGAAACCAGATGTTCTTGTATTAGATATTATTATGCCTCATTTGGACGGTCTCGGAGTTTTGGAACATATCCGTAGTGATGGATCAATGCCGCAGCCGAATATTATTATGTTAACGGCGTTTGGACAAGAAGATGTGACTAAAAAAGCGGTTGAGTTTGGGGCTTCTTATTTTATTTTAAAGCCATTTGACATGGAAAACTTGGCGAATAACATTCGGCAGGTCAACGGGAATAAGACACCGTTAATGCAAACGGGTCGCAGTGTTGCCGAAAGCATGGTACAGGGAACGAATGTTGAATCTAAGCCAAAAACCCAAAATCTCGACGCCAGCATCACAAATATTATTCACGAAATCGGTGTTCCAGCGCATATTAAAGGCTATATGTATTTACGTGAAGCGATTTCCATGGTTTATAAAGACATTGAGTTACTAGGTTCCATTACTAAAGTCCTTTATCCAGATATTGCGAAAAAGTACAAAACGACATCAAGCCGCGTCGAACGCGCGATTCGTCACGCTATTGAAGTAGCATGGAGTCGCGGCAACATCGAATCGATCTCGAAAATGTTCGGCTATACGGTTTCCATGTCGAAGGCGAAACCTACAAACAGTGAATTTATTGCGATGGTCGCTGACAAACTGAGGATTGAACATAAGGCGGTATAA